The nucleotide sequence AAGATGGTGGTGGTATCCTCATTCTTGCAGGTGTTGAAACACCATAGTCCTGTACCACAGACACCACGCTCTGTCCTGAAACTTCCATGGACAATATCATCAGCTTCATACGTTTTGCTCTGGTTACGTCCTTCTCCTGTTGCTTCGACAATGGGACCAAAATAAAAGTCGATCAGATCAAGGGAGTGTGATCCAACATCAAGTAACAATCCACCTCCGCTCATTTCCGGTTGTACTCTCCATCTCCCCTTGTCCACGGTATCTTCTGGTTTGATGGATTGCAGCAACTCCACATGGACTGCCCTGATCTCTCCAAGTTTTCCACTGTCGATTATCTCTTTGATCATAAGATATTTTGGGAGTGCTCTACGGTAGTAAGCACTGAAAAAGGGAATGGAGTGTTGCTTGCAATATTCCACCATCTCCTTGCTTTGTGCATAGGAAACTCCTAGGGGTTTTTCACAGTAGATTGGTTTTCCCTTTGATGCTGCCAGGAGCGCATAGTAGTGGTGGGAGTCTGGATGGGTTGCAATGTAGATTGCATCAACCTGTGGATCTTCAATGAGTTTGAGTGCGTCATCATACCAGGTATCCACTCCATGGCGCTCAGCATAATCTGCTGCCTTCTCCGCATTTCGCCTCATGACAGCTACAAGTGATGCCCCCTCTGCTTTCTGGAATCCAGGGCCGCTTTTCACTTCAGTTACATTGCCGCATCCGATAATACCCCATCTAATTTGTTGCATGAACGGGCTCCTTTGTCACATCATAGCTCATAGGAGGGGAAAAAACATCCCCGGGGATTTCTTACAGCTTAATCTTCTTCCCAGCCTAGAAGGTGAGAGAGGTTTGTACATGCAGCGAGAATAGATTTGGTAATGTGTTCCTGCTCTTCAGGATTGAAGCGGAAAAGAGGCCAGGAGACACTCATCGCAGCAACGACCTTTCCTGTGTAGTCCTTGATTGGGGATCCAATACAGAGTGTGCCCATCTCATGCTCTTCATTGTCGCTTGCCCAGCCTCGATCGCGGATTTGCTGCAATTCCTGTTTCAATACCCCAACATTGGTAATGGTATTGGGGGTGAATGGTTTCATTTTGACCGATTCTAGATAAGCATCCAAAGAAGCCTGTGTCATGTCACTGAGCAGAACCTTCCCGATAGCTGTACAGTACAGGGGTATTGCCTTTCCCACCCGTGAGTACATCCTGATGGTGAAGGAGGACTCCTTCTTCAGAACATAGACAGCTTTGTCTTCCTCCAGTACTCCCATATGTACTGTTTCGCCTAGTTCATCACAGAGCCTTTGGGCGACAGGATTGGCCACATGAATCAGATCGATGTGCTCAAGTCCACGGGATCCCACAGAGAACATCTTCAGCGTTAGGCTGTAGAGGTCTGTGTTATCCCGATAGACATAGCCAAGGTTGACCAAGGTGGAAAGAAACCTGAGCAGGGTTGCTTTTGGCAAACCCGTCTCCTTGGAGAGTTGCTCCAGATTGATGCTCTGATGCTTGGACAATGTTTCCAGGATTACGATGGTTCGAATAACTCCGCTGGTTTGTTGTTTCTCTCCTGCCGGATTGGTTTTCTTTCCCATGGTATCAACCCTCGAAATAAGCTTTTGCATTACCAAAGGAGATGTTCTCAACCACCTTCCCCAACATCTCCATGTCGTATGGAACTTCTCCCTCTTCTGCCCAGGTACCCAGGATATTACAGAGGATACGTCTGAAATACTCGTGCCTGGAGTAGGAGAGGAAGGACCGGCTGTCGGTAAGCATCCCGATGAAACGGGGGAGCAGTCCAACGTTACCCAGTAACTTCATCTGTTCTTCCATACCATCCTTGTGGTCAGCAAACCACCAGGCAGAGCCAAGCTGCATTTTCCCTGGGATCCCATCTTGGTAGCAGCCCATCAAGGTGGCCAAGGTGTAGTAATCCTTTGGGTTGAGTGTATAGAGAATCGTCTTGGGTACCTCGCCGGTGGCCGAGAGATTGTTTAGGAAAGCAGACAGTCCTTCAGCAAGGTCCTTGTCATGGGAGGCATCATAGCCGGTATCAGGTCCGAGTTTCTTGTACATCAAGCCGTTGTTGTCCCTGATTGCTGCAAAATGCAACTGCATGGCGATATCACGCTTTGCATATGCCTTTGCAAGATGGGTCAGAACAAAGGTCTTGTAGGCCTCCACCTCTTCGTGGTTCAGGCACTTGCCATTCATCTTCTTCGCGAAGATTTCATTGACTTCCCTTTCACTCTTGAAAACAGCTGGAGCGGTCACCAGCGCATGGTCGCTTGCTTTGCACCCCATACTTACAAAGAAATCCAGTCGATCAATCAAGATCTCAACAACATCGCTGACCAAGGTGATGGATTTCCCGGAAACAGTTTCCAAGGATTCCATATAGGCGCAGAATGTCTCTTTCTCAATATTCAATGCCTTGTCTGGACGGAAGGAGGGTATTACTTTGGCTGGGACTTCCTTCTGTGAGGCAATTTGCTTATGGTATGCCAAATCATCGGCAGGATCATCGGTGGTTCCTACCGCGTAGACCTTGAACTGTTTCATGATACCTGTTACAGAGAGGTCCTCGTTCTCCTTGAACTGTCGGTTTGCCTCTTCATAGATTTCTTTTGCATTCTTTTTATTGAGTACCTCATGGATGCCGAAATACCGCTGTAGCTCAAGATGCGTCCAGTGGTAGAGAGGATTGCCCAAGGCATTTTCCATGGTGCCTGCCCATGCCAGGAACTTTTCATACGGGTCTGCATCCTTCCCGGTAACCAATTCCTCTGGGACCCCATTGGAACGCATGGCACGCCACTTATAGTGGTCTCCTCCAAGCCAAGCATCGGTAATGGTCGAGAACTTCTTGTTCTCCGCTATTTCCTTCGGGTTGAGGTGGCAGTGATAGTCATAGATTTTCTGGTTTTTTGCATACTCATGATACAGCTTTTGGGCTGTTTTTGTTTGTAATAGAAAGTGTTCGTCCATGAATTTTTTCATAATCGTTCTCCTTTTTTCCGCGTTCTAGAGGATGACTCCATCCTTGAACAGCGATATCTCTGCATACCCATTCTCTTCGTTCTTTGTCCTCTGTTCACCACTGGCAACGGCCTGGATGAGGGAGAGGAAATCGGAGAGTACCTCTCCATTGTCTTCAGCTAACAGCCTTCCTGCATCGAAATCAATCCAGCCAGTCTTCTTTGCTGCCAAAGCGCTATTGCTGGAAATCTTTACCGTGGGAACAGGAGCTCCAAGGGGGGTTCCCCT is from uncultured Sphaerochaeta sp. and encodes:
- a CDS encoding Gfo/Idh/MocA family oxidoreductase; the encoded protein is MQQIRWGIIGCGNVTEVKSGPGFQKAEGASLVAVMRRNAEKAADYAERHGVDTWYDDALKLIEDPQVDAIYIATHPDSHHYYALLAASKGKPIYCEKPLGVSYAQSKEMVEYCKQHSIPFFSAYYRRALPKYLMIKEIIDSGKLGEIRAVHVELLQSIKPEDTVDKGRWRVQPEMSGGGLLLDVGSHSLDLIDFYFGPIVEATGEGRNQSKTYEADDIVHGSFRTERGVCGTGLWCFNTCKNEDTTTIFGSKGILSYSVLDIGKPITLDTEKGREDIAVPDPPEHVAQPLIQTVTDDLLGKGHCLSTGESGMRTDWVMERLQGK
- a CDS encoding IclR family transcriptional regulator, which produces MQKLISRVDTMGKKTNPAGEKQQTSGVIRTIVILETLSKHQSINLEQLSKETGLPKATLLRFLSTLVNLGYVYRDNTDLYSLTLKMFSVGSRGLEHIDLIHVANPVAQRLCDELGETVHMGVLEEDKAVYVLKKESSFTIRMYSRVGKAIPLYCTAIGKVLLSDMTQASLDAYLESVKMKPFTPNTITNVGVLKQELQQIRDRGWASDNEEHEMGTLCIGSPIKDYTGKVVAAMSVSWPLFRFNPEEQEHITKSILAACTNLSHLLGWEED
- the uxaC gene encoding glucuronate isomerase, which encodes MKKFMDEHFLLQTKTAQKLYHEYAKNQKIYDYHCHLNPKEIAENKKFSTITDAWLGGDHYKWRAMRSNGVPEELVTGKDADPYEKFLAWAGTMENALGNPLYHWTHLELQRYFGIHEVLNKKNAKEIYEEANRQFKENEDLSVTGIMKQFKVYAVGTTDDPADDLAYHKQIASQKEVPAKVIPSFRPDKALNIEKETFCAYMESLETVSGKSITLVSDVVEILIDRLDFFVSMGCKASDHALVTAPAVFKSEREVNEIFAKKMNGKCLNHEEVEAYKTFVLTHLAKAYAKRDIAMQLHFAAIRDNNGLMYKKLGPDTGYDASHDKDLAEGLSAFLNNLSATGEVPKTILYTLNPKDYYTLATLMGCYQDGIPGKMQLGSAWWFADHKDGMEEQMKLLGNVGLLPRFIGMLTDSRSFLSYSRHEYFRRILCNILGTWAEEGEVPYDMEMLGKVVENISFGNAKAYFEG